The Saprospiraceae bacterium genome includes a window with the following:
- a CDS encoding CPBP family intramembrane metalloprotease, with the protein MIGILVSLAISWLILFLIEKENILALGFLPIVKRLKQFLIGFLITGILCVLVQYLESYLKSSTWIVNKDITSGIILKSFWWDFKSVLTEELIFRGALLYILIQKIGSRKSILISAIAFGIYHWFSYGVLGNVMAMILVFIGTGLMGYAWAWAFSKTKSIMLAFGLHLGWNFIYNTIFSKGPLGELLLISRGGNELADWTSLLNFVSGLVIVPVLILIYVRYFVGKETEIKTTAE; encoded by the coding sequence ATGATAGGAATATTAGTCTCACTTGCCATTTCTTGGCTAATCCTTTTCTTAATTGAAAAGGAAAATATTTTAGCACTAGGATTTCTTCCAATAGTAAAAAGATTAAAACAATTCTTAATCGGATTTCTAATAACTGGAATACTTTGCGTTCTCGTTCAATATTTAGAGTCATATCTAAAATCATCGACTTGGATTGTAAATAAAGATATTACGAGCGGAATTATTCTAAAATCATTTTGGTGGGATTTTAAATCTGTATTGACAGAAGAACTTATTTTTCGTGGAGCATTATTATACATACTCATCCAAAAAATAGGCTCAAGAAAAAGTATCTTGATTTCCGCAATCGCATTCGGAATTTATCATTGGTTTTCATATGGAGTTCTAGGCAATGTAATGGCAATGATTTTAGTTTTTATCGGAACTGGATTAATGGGTTACGCTTGGGCTTGGGCTTTTTCAAAAACTAAATCAATAATGCTAGCTTTCGGACTTCATTTGGGTTGGAATTTTATATACAACACAATATTTTCAAAAGGACCTTTGGGCGAATTACTTCTGATTTCACGAGGCGGAAATGAATTAGCCGATTGGACTTCGCTATTAAACTTTGTTAGTGGTTTAGTTATAGTTCCTGTTTTAATTCTTATTTATGTAAGATATTTTGTAGGAAAAGAAACGGAAATAAAAACAACAGCAGAATAA
- a CDS encoding Hsp70 family protein, with protein MKKAIGIDLGTSNSVIAFKDTSVKIIRNKENEELTRSCIGLRKDEILVGRTAYQLLKTDPINTILSVKRLMGGAIKDKMVQDMIESPYYKFGITALKGGTEDAVAVILGGKQYTPEQLSSEILKKLKRDAEEKLGDEVTHAVITVPAYFTEKQKNATRIAAQLAGLKVQKLLAEPTAAAIAYGVDNLKAGDAKTVLIYDFGGGTFDLSILNIVDGQYMEAGTGGDRWLGGDDLDRALQAHILKRISADYKIKNIDALIEKLDQRKRYQFDAQFRDNVENIKIQLSSSMSAQLIMDGFEDENGEWIDFDITIKREEFEKLAKPFVERSIDLIENLLKEVGYDMTMIDNILLVGGTSCIPLIKEMLSKKYGSEKIKVSEKPMLAIAEGAGILSHRLGDEYEPPLDGEIAVAEISYSTNHNYFIELKDDYDKIIEKQLPLPCNVLRNYKTTVNNQKVVKVGIYADVEDGVKEKQTMGFFTIEEDLPMGSDIVLDFTLGIDEVFEVKAYPKSNKSKSKNIVLARGNKDSKTLDFLSSSLEKILSSDYTEAQREYFFKSAKKEIEQINSIGTDNHDSEKWDEIGTTIFTTYERAGEITDSVDEDQLAMLFATVLINEYPDLIGSEDTNRMKSLLAMVKNDDDPLEKIQATQKLKAITDEYPILITLFTVKMTSDNAAKQNPSDGLKLLQMHDQIVNHFRNRRKEQAFELLDEAIELRDKYSSGGLDLGGSIHLGK; from the coding sequence ATGAAAAAAGCAATCGGTATAGACCTTGGAACCAGTAATTCGGTAATAGCTTTCAAAGACACAAGTGTGAAAATTATCCGAAATAAGGAAAATGAAGAACTAACTCGTTCGTGTATTGGACTTAGGAAAGACGAAATTTTAGTTGGAAGAACAGCATATCAATTGCTAAAAACCGACCCAATAAATACCATTCTTTCAGTCAAGAGATTGATGGGTGGTGCAATTAAGGACAAGATGGTTCAGGATATGATTGAAAGCCCTTATTATAAATTTGGGATTACTGCGTTAAAAGGTGGAACAGAAGATGCCGTTGCTGTAATTCTAGGTGGCAAACAGTACACACCAGAACAATTGAGTTCAGAAATTTTAAAGAAACTAAAACGTGATGCTGAAGAAAAGTTGGGTGACGAAGTTACACACGCTGTAATAACTGTACCTGCATACTTTACAGAAAAACAAAAAAATGCAACACGAATTGCAGCACAACTTGCTGGGTTAAAGGTTCAAAAGTTGTTGGCTGAACCAACAGCAGCTGCAATAGCATACGGAGTAGATAACTTAAAAGCAGGTGATGCTAAAACAGTATTGATTTATGATTTTGGTGGTGGAACTTTTGACCTATCAATTTTAAATATTGTTGATGGGCAATATATGGAAGCAGGAACTGGTGGCGACCGTTGGCTTGGCGGTGATGATTTGGATAGAGCTTTGCAAGCACACATTTTAAAAAGAATCTCTGCCGACTATAAAATCAAAAACATAGATGCTTTAATTGAGAAATTAGACCAGAGAAAAAGGTATCAATTTGATGCTCAATTTAGAGATAACGTAGAAAATATAAAAATTCAACTTAGTTCGTCAATGAGTGCACAGCTTATTATGGACGGATTTGAAGATGAAAATGGTGAATGGATTGATTTTGATATTACCATTAAGAGAGAAGAGTTTGAAAAACTAGCAAAGCCATTTGTTGAAAGAAGTATTGATCTTATTGAAAACTTGCTTAAAGAAGTTGGATATGATATGACTATGATTGACAATATCCTTTTAGTTGGTGGCACTTCTTGTATTCCCCTTATAAAAGAAATGCTTTCTAAAAAGTACGGAAGCGAGAAAATTAAAGTTTCTGAAAAGCCTATGCTTGCTATAGCGGAAGGAGCAGGAATTTTATCTCACAGACTGGGTGATGAATATGAACCGCCATTAGATGGCGAAATTGCTGTAGCTGAAATTTCATATAGTACAAACCATAACTATTTTATAGAACTCAAAGATGATTATGATAAAATAATTGAAAAACAATTACCACTACCCTGTAATGTTTTGAGAAACTATAAAACCACAGTTAACAATCAGAAGGTTGTGAAAGTCGGAATTTATGCTGATGTTGAAGACGGAGTAAAAGAAAAACAGACAATGGGCTTTTTTACTATTGAAGAAGATTTACCAATGGGTAGTGATATTGTACTTGATTTCACTTTAGGTATTGATGAAGTATTTGAAGTCAAGGCTTATCCTAAAAGCAATAAATCAAAAAGCAAAAACATCGTACTTGCGAGAGGCAACAAAGACTCAAAAACTCTTGACTTTTTATCAAGTTCGTTGGAAAAAATATTAAGTTCTGACTACACTGAGGCTCAAAGAGAGTACTTCTTCAAATCTGCTAAAAAGGAAATTGAGCAAATAAATAGCATTGGTACAGATAATCACGATTCGGAAAAATGGGATGAAATAGGCACAACAATTTTCACAACTTATGAAAGAGCAGGTGAAATTACAGATTCTGTAGATGAAGACCAATTGGCTATGCTATTTGCTACAGTCCTAATAAATGAATACCCAGATTTAATTGGTTCAGAAGACACAAATAGGATGAAATCCCTATTAGCAATGGTAAAAAATGATGATGATCCTTTGGAGAAAATTCAAGCAACGCAAAAGCTAAAGGCTATTACGGACGAATATCCAATTTTGATTACTCTTTTTACTGTAAAAATGACATCTGATAATGCAGCAAAACAAAATCCGAGTGACGGTCTTAAATTGTTGCAAATGCACGATCAAATAGTAAATCATTTTAGAAACAGAAGAAAAGAACAAGCCTTTGAATTGCTTGATGAAGCAATTGAATTAAGAGACAAGTATAGTTCAGGCGGTTTGGATTTGGGAGGAAGTATTCATCTTGGAAAATAA
- a CDS encoding LysM peptidoglycan-binding domain-containing protein, with translation MNHNCPICNKAGLPDYTKSEVVCPQCNSDLKAFLLLDSISTPQKGRFGIYAFIGLSLLAILFLGLFIKTNIEKKEILAKNIVLNDSISTLISEKIALDEPKEELPKIESKEATVKYVVKKGDYPYKIAQFFYGDGNRYKQIEADNALEQPYTLKVGQILLIKISQD, from the coding sequence ATGAATCATAATTGCCCTATATGCAATAAAGCAGGCTTGCCTGATTACACAAAAAGCGAAGTGGTCTGCCCCCAATGTAATTCAGACCTAAAGGCATTCTTGCTTTTAGATTCTATTTCAACACCTCAAAAAGGAAGATTTGGAATTTACGCCTTCATAGGATTGTCTCTTTTGGCAATTTTATTTTTAGGTTTGTTCATTAAAACAAACATTGAAAAAAAAGAAATTCTTGCTAAAAACATTGTTTTAAATGACAGTATTTCAACTCTGATAAGTGAAAAAATAGCTTTAGATGAACCAAAAGAAGAACTTCCAAAAATTGAAAGCAAAGAAGCAACTGTAAAGTATGTTGTGAAGAAAGGAGACTATCCCTACAAAATTGCTCAATTCTTCTATGGTGATGGAAATAGGTATAAGCAGATCGAAGCTGATAATGCACTCGAACAACCCTACACTCTTAAAGTTGGGCAAATTCTATTAATCAAAATTTCACAGGACTAA
- the grpE gene encoding nucleotide exchange factor GrpE — MKEEIIALKDQLSQIIVENLQSNNHLKNEIEQKENEKHDLLKDLSINIIDIIDSFENIEEWIVENEYNEIDEVKRTTSRFKTIHRRLLGLLQNHGITKVEFPDNRLIVGLCEVVETEADSQKKNDEIISVIRNGYIRGKELIRPAQIIVVKN, encoded by the coding sequence ATGAAAGAAGAAATAATCGCCCTTAAAGATCAACTAAGTCAGATAATTGTTGAAAACCTCCAATCAAACAATCATTTGAAAAATGAGATTGAACAAAAAGAAAACGAGAAACACGATTTACTTAAAGACCTTTCAATTAACATTATTGACATAATTGATTCTTTTGAGAACATTGAGGAATGGATAGTTGAAAATGAGTATAACGAAATAGATGAGGTAAAAAGAACAACAAGCAGATTCAAAACAATTCACAGGAGGCTTTTGGGTCTTCTTCAAAATCACGGTATCACTAAAGTTGAATTTCCAGACAATCGTTTAATTGTTGGTTTATGCGAAGTTGTTGAAACTGAAGCCGACAGTCAGAAGAAAAATGATGAAATAATTTCAGTTATCAGAAACGGCTATATTAGAGGAAAAGAACTTATAAGACCAGCTCAAATTATTGTAGTGAAAAACTAA
- a CDS encoding IS110 family transposase yields the protein MSNIAFEQVIKVGCGADVHKETIVATIRRSDSDFETRTFSCYTSSLIELREWCQSCGVTHFAMESTGIYWKPVFNILEESDMKIILVNARHVKNVPGHKTDKKDSIWLSKLLLSGLLKGSFIPPEDIRELRDLVRYKKKVTEQRSSEKNRIIKTLEDCNIKLSSVLTNVDGAVGDRLIRDIIDGESDPEKLIKYYHGRIQKSRAEFKLALQGRLTPHHRLMLKMVKRSIEDKDKLIADLEKEIDQKVEKYNDQIIRLQTIDGVGRDSAITIISEVGVDMSQFPNEKHFSSWAGMSPGSNESGGKKKCQNNQRKHPLKVVFGRMWLGSDTEERREAEVEISKTDATAW from the coding sequence ATGAGCAACATTGCATTTGAACAAGTAATAAAAGTTGGCTGTGGGGCTGACGTTCATAAGGAAACAATAGTAGCAACAATAAGAAGGAGTGATAGTGATTTTGAAACTCGGACATTTAGTTGTTACACAAGTTCTTTGATAGAATTGAGAGAGTGGTGCCAAAGTTGTGGCGTTACGCATTTTGCGATGGAGAGTACGGGGATTTATTGGAAGCCTGTGTTCAACATTCTGGAGGAATCAGACATGAAGATCATCCTTGTCAATGCCCGTCATGTAAAGAATGTGCCGGGTCATAAGACAGATAAGAAGGATAGCATTTGGCTGAGTAAACTATTATTGAGTGGATTGTTGAAAGGGAGTTTTATACCACCTGAAGATATCAGAGAATTACGGGATTTGGTGAGGTACAAGAAGAAAGTTACCGAGCAGCGATCATCAGAGAAGAACAGGATTATCAAGACACTGGAGGATTGTAATATAAAGCTCAGTAGCGTATTAACCAATGTCGATGGTGCTGTCGGTGACAGACTGATACGTGATATCATTGATGGCGAATCAGACCCTGAAAAATTAATAAAGTATTACCATGGTCGAATCCAAAAAAGCAGAGCAGAGTTTAAATTAGCATTGCAAGGAAGATTGACACCACATCATCGGCTCATGTTAAAAATGGTTAAGCGAAGTATCGAAGACAAAGATAAATTGATAGCAGATCTTGAAAAGGAGATAGACCAAAAAGTGGAGAAATATAATGATCAGATCATCAGATTGCAAACCATAGATGGAGTAGGCAGAGACAGTGCCATAACGATAATAAGTGAAGTGGGCGTAGATATGTCGCAGTTTCCAAATGAAAAGCACTTCAGTAGTTGGGCCGGAATGAGCCCGGGAAGCAATGAAAGCGGCGGTAAAAAAAAGTGCCAAAACAATCAAAGGAAACACCCACTTAAAGTCGTGTTTGGTAGAATGTGGTTGGGGAGCGACACGGAAGAAAGAAGGGAGGCTGAAGTTGAAATATCAAAAACTGATGCGACGGCGTGGTAA
- a CDS encoding IS110 family transposase has product MSNIAFEQVIKVGCGADVHKETIVATIRRSDSDFETRTFSCYTSSLIELREWCQSCGVTHFAMESTGIYWKPVFNILEESDMKIILVNARHVKNVPGHKTDKKDSIWLSKLLLSGLLKGSFIPPEDIRELRDLVRYKKKVTEQRSSEKNRIIKTLEDCNIKLSSVLTNVDGAVGDRLIRDIIDGESDPEKLIKYYHGRIQKSRAEFKLALQGRLTPHHRLMLKMVKRSIEDKDKLIADLEKEIDQKVEKYNDQIIRLQTIDGVGRDSAITIISEVGVDMSQFPNEKHFSSWAGMSPGSNESGGKKKVPKQSKETPT; this is encoded by the coding sequence ATGAGCAACATTGCATTTGAACAAGTAATAAAAGTTGGCTGTGGGGCTGACGTTCATAAGGAAACAATAGTAGCAACAATAAGAAGGAGTGATAGTGATTTTGAAACTCGGACATTTAGTTGTTACACAAGTTCTTTGATAGAATTGAGAGAGTGGTGCCAAAGTTGTGGCGTTACGCATTTTGCGATGGAGAGTACGGGGATTTATTGGAAGCCTGTGTTCAACATTCTGGAGGAATCAGACATGAAGATCATCCTTGTCAATGCCCGTCATGTAAAGAATGTGCCGGGTCATAAGACAGATAAGAAGGATAGCATTTGGCTGAGTAAACTATTATTGAGTGGATTGTTGAAAGGGAGTTTTATACCACCTGAAGATATCAGAGAATTACGGGATTTGGTGAGGTACAAGAAGAAAGTTACCGAGCAGCGATCATCAGAGAAGAACAGGATTATCAAGACACTGGAGGATTGTAATATAAAGCTCAGTAGCGTATTAACCAATGTCGATGGTGCTGTCGGTGACAGACTGATACGTGATATCATTGATGGCGAATCAGACCCTGAAAAATTAATAAAGTATTACCATGGTCGAATCCAAAAAAGCAGAGCAGAGTTTAAATTAGCATTGCAAGGAAGATTGACACCACATCATCGGCTCATGTTAAAAATGGTTAAGCGAAGTATCGAAGACAAAGATAAATTGATAGCAGATCTTGAAAAGGAGATAGACCAAAAAGTGGAGAAATATAATGATCAGATCATCAGATTGCAAACCATAGATGGAGTAGGCAGAGACAGTGCCATAACGATAATAAGTGAAGTGGGCGTAGATATGTCGCAGTTTCCAAATGAAAAGCACTTCAGTAGTTGGGCCGGAATGAGCCCGGGAAGCAATGAAAGCGGCGGTAAAAAAAAAGTGCCAAAACAATCAAAGGAAACACCCACTTAA
- a CDS encoding phospholipase D family protein, which yields MKLLSNNENRNHKTEILNAIELAEEITICTAFLKFSGLKSLLELINQKKTKVTFFVGTNFYQTEPSALKQLFNDGHTIYLNREKSPTFHPKIFLLRTQNEVKVFIGSANLTSGGLETNIEISIECDTATDSLLYNDLLDQLNYFKTKSKKIEILETILDYEKRYKVYKEKHQIADKEFEKEEEKINEEERLREEERLRKIEEEKTRKDNPNSNSTKNRFAISDDYKKSWPIYFEEFKQFKIENNGNTIIPKSHKLYNWYKRQREFYGHKDENGVRAILPEHLELLNKENFFWGNPNEVIWMQKWENKLARVNAYCKSINQDYAWITVDKNNKQNPLNDLGQWCLEQRLRLRQLENEENYKTKRRKITDYEIKRLKEVKFLTESENEGGVVNQNGFIQRLIDLEDLKNKCLKAGIRRWIPSQTDPNPKIAELGGWLADNLTFIRNHRKNGTQTELVESRSKDLNDLGIDTIIGKEKNNFEFDVLDWLDMKKLYPIDNPKGEERKPYAKILNWESGQRNKYESAPPWKKQRLVELKIVKPKSN from the coding sequence ATGAAATTACTTTCAAATAACGAAAACAGAAATCACAAAACTGAAATTTTAAATGCAATTGAACTTGCAGAAGAAATTACTATTTGCACTGCATTTCTTAAATTTTCGGGACTGAAAAGTTTGCTAGAATTAATAAATCAAAAAAAAACTAAGGTTACATTTTTTGTTGGAACAAATTTTTATCAGACAGAACCAAGTGCTTTAAAGCAACTTTTTAATGACGGTCATACAATTTATCTTAACAGAGAAAAATCACCAACATTTCACCCGAAAATATTCTTATTACGAACACAAAATGAAGTGAAAGTATTTATCGGTTCTGCTAATTTGACCAGCGGTGGTTTGGAAACAAATATTGAAATATCAATTGAATGCGATACAGCGACAGATTCACTACTTTATAATGACTTACTAGACCAACTAAATTATTTCAAAACCAAATCAAAAAAAATTGAAATACTTGAAACAATTTTAGACTACGAAAAAAGATATAAAGTATATAAAGAAAAACATCAAATTGCTGATAAGGAATTTGAAAAAGAAGAAGAGAAAATTAATGAAGAAGAAAGACTAAGAGAAGAAGAAAGATTAAGAAAAATTGAAGAAGAAAAAACAAGAAAAGATAATCCAAATTCCAACTCGACAAAAAATAGATTTGCAATTTCTGACGATTATAAAAAAAGCTGGCCAATTTATTTTGAAGAATTTAAGCAATTCAAAATTGAAAATAACGGCAATACCATAATACCTAAATCTCACAAATTGTATAATTGGTATAAAAGACAAAGAGAGTTTTATGGTCATAAAGATGAAAATGGTGTAAGGGCAATTTTACCCGAACATTTGGAATTATTGAATAAAGAAAATTTCTTTTGGGGAAACCCCAACGAAGTTATATGGATGCAAAAATGGGAAAACAAATTAGCAAGAGTTAATGCTTATTGTAAATCAATAAATCAAGACTATGCTTGGATAACAGTAGATAAAAATAACAAGCAAAACCCTTTAAATGATTTAGGACAATGGTGTTTGGAACAAAGGTTAAGATTGAGACAACTTGAAAACGAAGAAAACTATAAAACTAAACGAAGAAAAATTACTGACTATGAAATCAAAAGACTTAAAGAAGTTAAATTCTTAACCGAATCTGAAAATGAAGGTGGTGTGGTAAATCAAAACGGATTTATTCAACGCTTGATTGACTTGGAAGATTTAAAAAATAAATGTTTGAAAGCAGGAATAAGAAGATGGATTCCTTCTCAAACTGACCCCAACCCCAAAATAGCAGAATTAGGCGGCTGGTTGGCTGACAATCTCACTTTTATTAGAAATCATAGAAAAAACGGAACACAAACTGAACTTGTAGAATCTCGGTCAAAGGATTTAAATGACTTAGGAATTGACACAATAATTGGCAAAGAAAAAAACAACTTTGAGTTTGATGTTCTAGACTGGTTAGATATGAAAAAACTTTATCCAATTGACAATCCAAAGGGCGAAGAAAGAAAGCCTTACGCCAAAATTCTTAATTGGGAATCAGGACAAAGGAATAAATATGAATCAGCACCACCTTGGAAGAAGCAACGACTAGTTGAACTTAAAATTGTAAAACCAAAATCTAACTGA
- a CDS encoding IS66 family transposase, whose protein sequence is MKKKSDHKGRQLLAGCEHLPVEEIIIDVDHDESDIHIGDEVSEKLAQKPGYLYRIRYIRRKYKKGGQDTIVTAAPVEEPIARCEADVSLLAHVLVSKFVDHLPEYRQQQIYKREGVVIPPSTMNGWVHQLSPYMKLMAEYIKTKILSTPYIQQDESTIKVMDNKHKQGINKGYMWVMASVQMQYVCFEYQNGRGREGPLESFKSFKGDLQTDAYEVYNVIDKVYGQINHFHCWAHGRRKFHEALGNDKFRSEYALSFIQKLYEIERKCREANYTHNQRQVERQKAKPILIQFKEWLDKESLVVTPRSPIGTAIGYIIKRWDKFTKYTDHGHVEIDNNIIENAIRPLALGRKNYLFAGHHDAAINIGYYYTIFGTCKALGVNPYDYMVWYLTKVPSIKTSDIGYLAPDAFKKSLEVLT, encoded by the coding sequence ATCAAAAAGAAGAGTGACCATAAAGGCCGGCAACTTTTAGCCGGATGTGAACATCTACCAGTAGAAGAGATAATCATCGATGTAGATCATGATGAGTCAGATATCCACATAGGAGATGAAGTATCTGAAAAGCTAGCCCAAAAGCCAGGATACCTCTATCGCATCAGATATATACGCCGCAAGTACAAAAAAGGAGGACAAGATACCATCGTCACCGCTGCGCCTGTAGAAGAACCCATCGCCAGATGTGAAGCAGATGTAAGCCTACTGGCACATGTATTAGTGTCAAAATTTGTAGACCACCTGCCGGAGTATCGACAACAGCAGATATACAAACGTGAAGGAGTCGTTATCCCTCCTTCAACAATGAACGGATGGGTTCACCAGCTCAGTCCCTATATGAAGCTTATGGCAGAATATATTAAAACTAAAATACTGAGTACACCCTACATTCAACAGGATGAAAGCACCATCAAAGTAATGGACAATAAACATAAACAAGGCATCAATAAAGGCTATATGTGGGTCATGGCGTCTGTTCAAATGCAGTATGTGTGTTTTGAATACCAAAATGGCCGAGGCAGAGAAGGGCCGCTAGAATCCTTTAAATCATTTAAAGGAGACCTACAAACAGATGCGTATGAAGTGTACAATGTCATAGACAAAGTCTATGGACAGATAAATCATTTTCATTGCTGGGCCCACGGTCGCCGGAAGTTTCATGAAGCTCTGGGCAATGATAAATTCCGAAGTGAATATGCATTGAGCTTTATCCAGAAACTCTATGAGATAGAACGTAAATGCAGAGAAGCCAACTATACCCACAACCAACGGCAAGTTGAACGTCAGAAAGCTAAACCCATCCTGATTCAGTTCAAGGAATGGTTGGATAAAGAATCACTTGTAGTAACCCCAAGATCGCCTATAGGGACAGCCATAGGATATATTATAAAGAGGTGGGATAAGTTTACCAAATATACAGATCATGGACATGTAGAGATCGATAATAATATCATAGAAAATGCAATTAGACCCCTTGCATTAGGACGCAAAAACTATCTTTTTGCCGGACATCATGATGCGGCCATCAATATAGGATATTATTACACTATCTTTGGGACATGTAAAGCACTGGGAGTAAACCCATATGACTATATGGTATGGTACCTCACCAAAGTACCTTCCATAAAAACATCAGACATAGGATACTTAGCACCGGATGCATTCAAAAAATCACTGGAAGTGTTAACGTAG